The following proteins are encoded in a genomic region of Clostridium kluyveri:
- the ytvI gene encoding sporulation integral membrane protein YtvI, with protein MSDLINKIDKISIFFIVYTILFLTFFNTLDYTLPFVLAFLCALVLRKPTIFISQKLKIKSGIASLITTLVFFTIIITLLVLGITTISQEAIQLGKNTQTYISKNSTDIYNSFYKLQKYYNDLDPYIINTLEKNFTNFVTKTSNIIVDFSGKLVSYIINLIATIPYILMVVLFTLLTTYFFTKDMSSSKINMQNLIPNNKTDKLLKIYSETKKMLGNYLLSYMIIILFTFLETIIVFLIFKVKYAVILSVICAIADLLPILGIGAIYIPIAFIYLIVFKNYVTFIGLLICYILVSIIRQIIEPKIVSSSLGIHPVAVLAALFIGLKANGISGMIFCIFLVVFFNIFRKLDMF; from the coding sequence ATGAGTGATTTGATAAATAAAATTGATAAAATTAGTATATTTTTTATAGTCTATACCATACTCTTCTTAACATTTTTTAATACTCTTGACTACACTTTACCTTTTGTCCTAGCTTTTTTATGTGCATTAGTACTTAGAAAGCCTACAATTTTTATTTCACAAAAACTAAAAATTAAAAGCGGAATTGCTTCTTTAATTACAACCTTGGTATTCTTTACAATAATAATAACTTTGTTAGTTTTAGGAATAACTACCATAAGTCAAGAAGCTATACAACTTGGGAAAAACACCCAAACATATATTTCTAAGAATTCAACTGATATATATAACTCATTTTATAAATTGCAAAAATATTATAACGATTTGGATCCTTATATAATAAATACTTTAGAAAAAAACTTTACGAATTTTGTTACTAAGACTTCAAATATAATAGTAGATTTTTCTGGCAAACTAGTATCTTATATAATAAATCTAATAGCCACAATACCTTACATATTGATGGTGGTGCTTTTTACTTTATTAACTACATATTTTTTTACAAAGGATATGAGTTCCTCCAAGATAAATATGCAAAATTTAATACCAAACAACAAAACAGATAAATTATTAAAAATATATTCTGAAACCAAAAAAATGTTAGGTAATTATTTACTTTCCTACATGATTATAATTTTATTTACATTTTTGGAAACCATAATAGTATTTTTAATTTTCAAAGTTAAATATGCTGTAATACTTAGCGTAATATGTGCTATAGCAGATTTACTTCCTATTCTAGGAATTGGAGCTATATATATACCTATAGCTTTTATCTACTTAATAGTATTTAAAAATTATGTTACATTTATAGGACTACTTATATGTTATATATTAGTTTCTATAATAAGGCAAATTATTGAGCCTAAAATAGTTTCATCTTCTCTTGGAATACATCCTGTAGCAGTTCTCGCAGCATTATTTATAGGATTAAAAGCAAATGGCATATCTGGAATGATATTTTGCATATTTTTAGTAGTATTTTTTAATATATTTAGAAAACTGGATATGTTCTAA
- a CDS encoding ParB/RepB/Spo0J family partition protein — protein MNKKYGLGKGLRALIPENTLDIGEENQKDIKYIDIDFIVANKSQPRKKFDKDKILELSQSIKEYGIIQPLVVNEIEDNTYSIIVGERRWRAAKLANIKEIPVIIMNLSGNEILEVSLIENIQRQDLNPIEEALAYKKLVTELNLTQEELSNKIGKSRTKITNCMRLLNLDDRVQNYLIDGVITEGHGRALLGLESNDLQYKLAQTIIDKNLTVRDVEKLIKNVNSHKKPQQNQTKEQNVYYLDIKDKLENLFGTKVLLMDKRNKGKIEIEYYSQEDLQRILDILKI, from the coding sequence TTGAATAAAAAATATGGATTAGGGAAAGGACTTAGGGCACTAATACCTGAAAATACTTTGGACATTGGAGAAGAAAATCAAAAAGATATTAAATATATTGATATTGATTTCATAGTTGCAAATAAAAGTCAGCCTAGAAAAAAGTTCGACAAGGACAAGATATTAGAACTTTCTCAATCAATAAAAGAGTATGGTATAATACAACCTCTTGTAGTTAATGAAATTGAAGATAATACATACAGTATAATTGTAGGAGAGAGAAGATGGAGAGCTGCTAAATTAGCTAATATAAAAGAGATACCTGTAATTATAATGAATTTATCAGGTAATGAAATTTTAGAAGTTTCTCTAATAGAAAATATACAAAGACAGGATTTAAATCCCATAGAAGAAGCTCTAGCCTATAAAAAATTGGTTACTGAGTTAAATTTAACTCAAGAAGAGTTAAGTAATAAAATTGGAAAATCTAGAACTAAGATTACTAACTGTATGAGACTTTTAAATTTAGATGATAGAGTTCAAAATTATCTTATAGATGGAGTCATTACTGAAGGACATGGAAGAGCCCTATTAGGCTTAGAAAGTAATGATTTACAATATAAGCTAGCTCAAACTATTATAGATAAAAATCTTACTGTTAGAGATGTAGAAAAACTTATTAAAAATGTTAATTCACATAAAAAACCACAGCAAAATCAGACTAAAGAACAAAATGTTTATTATTTAGATATAAAAGACAAGTTAGAAAACTTATTTGGTACAAAAGTTTTATTAATGGATAAAAGAAATAAAGGTAAAATAGAAATAGAATATTATTCTCAGGAGGATTTGCAGAGAATATTGGATATATTAAAAATCTAA
- a CDS encoding DUF4446 family protein yields MQNIINLINGLHVYITIGLIIIIIILFIMNLVILKSLNRLEKRYRKFMRGSNNKNLEEFIIGYLDSIDNVKNQYENIKNLYNDLNSKVSCCIQKISVIRYRAFEDVGSDLSFSIALLDEKNDGVIITGIYGRDESTTYAKPIDSGLSRYGLSQEEQQVLEDCINKRI; encoded by the coding sequence ATGCAAAATATCATTAACCTAATAAATGGATTACACGTATACATTACAATTGGATTAATTATAATTATAATAATATTATTTATTATGAATTTAGTAATTTTGAAGTCTTTAAATAGATTGGAAAAAAGATACAGAAAATTTATGAGAGGCTCTAATAATAAAAATTTAGAAGAATTTATTATTGGATATTTGGATAGTATAGATAATGTAAAAAATCAATATGAAAATATAAAAAATCTTTATAACGACTTGAATTCTAAAGTAAGTTGTTGTATACAAAAAATATCTGTTATAAGATATAGAGCCTTTGAAGATGTAGGAAGTGATTTGAGTTTTTCAATAGCATTATTGGATGAAAAAAATGATGGTGTAATAATTACAGGAATATATGGAAGAGATGAAAGTACTACTTATGCTAAACCTATAGATAGTGGTCTATCAAGATATGGTTTATCTCAAGAGGAACAACAAGTTTTAGAAGATTGCATAAATAAAAGAATATAG
- the yyaC gene encoding spore protease YyaC yields MIKKLIIDPTAKNSIYTLRDTISNEIFPIVKSKRTIVILCIGTDRSTGDSLGPIVGDKLKFLVRNRVALYGNLQYPVHAKNISDIITEINSKYNNPFTIAIDACLGNIQNVGKIILESKPLHPGSAMNKSLPKVGDLSITGIVNICGAMEFMVLQNTRLFTVMQLADTISKGVYHSILKTIGGKSNTSFLRNVEA; encoded by the coding sequence ATGATTAAGAAATTAATAATAGATCCCACAGCTAAAAATTCAATATATACTTTAAGAGACACTATTAGTAATGAAATATTTCCTATAGTCAAATCTAAAAGAACCATAGTAATACTATGTATAGGAACAGACAGATCCACTGGAGATAGTTTAGGACCTATAGTAGGAGATAAATTAAAGTTTTTAGTAAGAAATAGAGTTGCATTATATGGAAATTTACAATATCCAGTACATGCTAAAAATATTTCCGATATAATAACTGAAATAAATTCTAAATATAATAATCCCTTTACAATAGCAATTGACGCTTGCCTCGGTAATATTCAAAATGTAGGTAAAATAATACTAGAGTCCAAACCTCTTCATCCTGGTTCTGCTATGAATAAATCACTTCCTAAAGTAGGTGATTTAAGTATAACGGGTATTGTAAATATATGTGGTGCAATGGAGTTTATGGTTTTACAAAACACCCGATTATTTACTGTTATGCAATTAGCTGATACAATTTCTAAAGGCGTATATCACTCTATATTAAAAACTATAGGTGGAAAAAGTAATACTAGTTTTCTCCGAAATGTAGAGGCTTGA